A window from Chitinophaga filiformis encodes these proteins:
- a CDS encoding ATP-binding protein translates to MDNHLIAANARALYEDLQWFSEILQLRMKQYFEQAHTYVADEPPPPAGVKGAVYSQIVSHYNMSVQERLVLLLALCPHIQPQLLDVFFVKNSTYDRGFTEFGGIKGNQHGGFLPTGETAAFLLAANDLQQRFQLLQLFSPGHFFAKHNMLKLVSAHVDEPSLSGGLQISSEYLSFFTQGTAYQPHYSTQFPAKQIRTDLDWKDLVLDQHIMAEVEEIRTWIEHGPTLMKEWQMESRIKPGYRALFYGPPGTGKSFTACLLGKTFQLDVYRIDLSMVVSKYIGETEKNLAGVFDQAANKNWILFFDEADALFGKRSATNSSHDRYANQEVAYLLQRIEDFPGLVVLATNLKANIDEAFGRRFQSMIYFPVPGPAQRKRLWQQSFPAQVALDADVNLEDIAKKYELAGGAIINVVQYSCLAALRKNSKVILLKDILTGIRKEFNKEGKTLNF, encoded by the coding sequence ATGGACAATCACCTGATTGCAGCGAATGCGAGGGCGCTATATGAGGATCTGCAATGGTTCAGCGAGATACTGCAATTGAGAATGAAACAGTATTTCGAGCAGGCGCATACCTATGTGGCAGATGAGCCGCCACCGCCAGCGGGTGTGAAGGGGGCGGTATATTCCCAGATCGTCAGTCACTATAATATGAGTGTACAGGAAAGACTGGTGCTGTTGCTGGCTTTATGTCCGCACATCCAGCCGCAGCTGCTGGACGTCTTCTTTGTAAAGAACAGTACTTACGACAGGGGTTTCACTGAATTTGGCGGCATTAAAGGTAACCAGCATGGCGGCTTTCTTCCAACAGGAGAGACAGCGGCCTTCCTGCTGGCGGCCAACGACCTGCAACAGCGTTTTCAGTTACTGCAGTTATTCAGTCCGGGGCATTTCTTTGCCAAACACAATATGCTGAAACTGGTGTCGGCGCATGTAGACGAGCCTTCTCTGAGCGGCGGCCTGCAGATCTCTTCGGAGTACCTGAGCTTTTTTACGCAGGGTACGGCCTATCAACCGCATTACAGCACACAGTTCCCTGCAAAACAGATCCGGACAGACCTGGACTGGAAAGACCTTGTGCTGGATCAGCATATCATGGCAGAAGTAGAGGAGATCCGCACCTGGATAGAACATGGCCCTACGCTAATGAAGGAGTGGCAGATGGAGAGCAGGATCAAACCGGGTTACAGGGCATTGTTCTATGGTCCGCCGGGAACGGGTAAATCGTTCACCGCCTGTTTGCTGGGGAAGACGTTCCAGCTGGATGTATACCGTATCGATCTGTCGATGGTGGTGTCCAAATATATTGGCGAAACCGAAAAGAACCTGGCAGGTGTGTTTGATCAGGCCGCGAACAAGAACTGGATCCTCTTCTTCGATGAAGCAGACGCCTTGTTTGGCAAACGTAGTGCAACCAACTCTTCGCACGACCGTTACGCCAACCAGGAAGTGGCTTACCTCCTGCAAAGAATTGAAGATTTTCCCGGACTGGTCGTGCTTGCTACCAATCTGAAAGCAAATATAGATGAAGCCTTCGGAAGGAGGTTCCAGTCGATGATCTATTTCCCCGTTCCCGGACCAGCGCAGCGGAAACGCCTCTGGCAGCAATCGTTCCCTGCACAGGTTGCGCTGGATGCTGATGTGAACCTGGAGGATATTGCCAAGAAATACGAGTTAGCCGGCGGCGCCATTATTAATGTGGTGCAGTATAGTTGCCTGGCAGCGCTCAGGAAAAATAGTAAGGTTATTTTACTAAAAGATATATTGACGGGGATACGCAAGGAGTTCAATAAAGAGGGGAAGACGCTGAATTTTTAG
- a CDS encoding contractile injection system tape measure protein yields MGKGEHIIRKWTFDVQYTDKDNARYLHDKFSSLFNLHLSAAAEAVIDRVLSPAESVWISQLEIDLGTLPYVNFEQDIIRLLPEALEKALRERIAKADQHHDAEEGLHFHTEADRYYALVGHYLRSGSLPWWALPEEGGALDTMLLALIADNPGRFAAFITNIAQQDYILRRIAWHFSRNVVQRIITSLEEAQATFILGYITGVITLHNRQPLIQNAQSEFERAVWLFVLTYLVTDNSGQFNRKQFIRRNLERLARHFNVDYFHLLYIFRKAIDAYKQYIPSDSFVTFIQVLYEENEAAGLHSQGGQALVVMPHNAYEQVVAPRLLPLPGGMHSDLPLPLLWINYDTIVSKEDREEVWEQAVVLFRAFISGQPLPVWFSRLQAGRQDVLLKQAVILLFRKRPLLLASMWEQPVYRLQARLEVHRLFDRPVTPLEENIRKQLQAYAEQDTIQFLQQALPHTFIQHRNSFREIWLQYQQRSHTERLAFYRNILAPVAVLQQVALHTTEDDFWHMMRDALPLLWGNHTITALKEWQGLMESLLTDNLERERIRLLFRRFNLLWLSGKVQVNNSDDYINHLARFIGSYDETTMHKLMKAIVSVDVGAVSSFTQIRTSVPVLQQATAAVLKTSATQAAVAEEQQTLVPARRKEEITTADMQEERPYESLFGRKQPIAGTAEQAVTIQNAGLVLLHPFFHTYFSRLELLSGGKFVSEMARQKAVRLLQLLVDDGKEQQEHALLLNKTLCNMPWEEPLLPDIEITDTEKALARSLIGAAIQQWPKMHNSSVDSFRASFLQREGRLWQTEEAWFLHVQQRSYDIILQTLPWSYGMMRFAWLPKMLYTEWTIT; encoded by the coding sequence ATGGGAAAGGGCGAACATATTATCCGCAAGTGGACATTTGATGTGCAGTATACTGATAAGGATAATGCCAGGTATTTACATGATAAATTCAGCAGCCTGTTCAACCTTCATTTGTCGGCCGCAGCAGAGGCGGTCATAGACCGGGTATTGTCGCCCGCAGAAAGCGTCTGGATCTCTCAGCTGGAGATAGACCTGGGCACCTTGCCCTATGTCAATTTTGAACAGGATATCATCCGCCTCTTGCCGGAGGCGCTGGAAAAGGCTTTAAGAGAGCGTATCGCCAAGGCAGATCAGCATCACGATGCGGAAGAAGGACTGCACTTTCATACGGAGGCAGACCGTTATTATGCACTTGTGGGGCATTACCTGCGCAGCGGCAGTCTGCCCTGGTGGGCGCTGCCTGAAGAAGGAGGAGCGCTGGATACGATGTTGCTGGCATTGATCGCAGACAATCCCGGGCGTTTTGCCGCGTTCATTACCAACATTGCGCAGCAGGACTATATTCTCAGAAGGATTGCCTGGCATTTCTCCCGGAACGTGGTGCAGCGTATCATCACCTCACTGGAGGAAGCGCAGGCTACTTTCATCCTGGGATATATTACAGGGGTCATTACCCTGCACAACCGGCAGCCGCTGATACAGAATGCCCAGAGCGAATTTGAGCGGGCGGTGTGGCTGTTTGTGCTGACCTATCTTGTTACCGACAACAGTGGTCAGTTCAACAGGAAGCAGTTCATCCGCCGTAACCTGGAAAGGCTGGCGCGGCACTTCAACGTCGATTACTTTCACCTGCTTTATATTTTCCGTAAGGCGATTGACGCCTACAAGCAATACATCCCTTCCGATTCTTTCGTCACCTTTATACAGGTATTGTATGAAGAGAATGAGGCAGCAGGGCTGCATTCGCAGGGCGGTCAGGCGCTGGTAGTGATGCCTCACAATGCTTACGAGCAGGTGGTAGCGCCCCGTTTATTACCATTGCCCGGGGGGATGCATAGCGACCTGCCATTGCCGCTGCTGTGGATCAACTATGATACGATCGTGAGCAAGGAAGACCGGGAAGAGGTCTGGGAGCAGGCGGTGGTATTGTTCCGCGCATTCATCAGCGGACAACCTTTGCCGGTCTGGTTCAGCAGGTTACAGGCCGGACGCCAGGATGTGCTGCTGAAGCAGGCGGTCATCCTGCTGTTCAGGAAACGTCCGCTTTTGCTGGCATCGATGTGGGAACAACCGGTATACCGGCTGCAGGCAAGGCTGGAAGTACACCGCTTATTTGACAGGCCGGTTACACCACTGGAAGAGAACATCCGCAAACAATTACAGGCCTATGCCGAGCAGGATACTATACAGTTCCTGCAACAGGCATTGCCGCATACCTTTATACAACACCGGAACAGTTTCAGGGAAATATGGTTACAATACCAGCAGCGTTCCCACACAGAGAGGCTGGCATTTTACAGGAATATCCTGGCGCCTGTTGCCGTGCTGCAGCAGGTAGCGCTGCATACCACGGAAGATGATTTCTGGCACATGATGCGTGATGCATTGCCACTGTTGTGGGGCAATCATACCATTACTGCTTTGAAGGAGTGGCAGGGCCTGATGGAAAGCCTGCTGACGGACAACCTGGAGCGGGAGCGCATCCGGTTACTGTTCCGCAGGTTCAACCTGTTATGGCTCTCAGGAAAGGTACAGGTCAACAACAGTGATGACTATATCAATCACCTGGCAAGGTTCATTGGTAGCTATGATGAAACCACCATGCATAAATTGATGAAGGCAATTGTCAGCGTTGATGTGGGGGCAGTATCTTCCTTTACACAGATACGTACATCCGTGCCGGTGTTGCAACAGGCTACGGCAGCCGTATTAAAAACAAGCGCAACGCAGGCAGCAGTAGCAGAGGAACAGCAAACCCTGGTACCTGCACGGCGGAAAGAAGAAATAACAACAGCTGATATGCAGGAAGAAAGACCATACGAAAGCCTGTTTGGCAGAAAGCAGCCCATCGCAGGAACGGCGGAGCAGGCTGTGACCATACAGAATGCGGGCCTGGTATTGCTGCATCCATTCTTTCATACCTATTTCTCCCGCCTGGAGTTGTTGTCGGGAGGGAAATTTGTCAGTGAGATGGCGCGGCAGAAAGCTGTCAGGCTTTTACAGTTACTGGTAGACGATGGCAAGGAGCAGCAGGAGCATGCATTGCTATTGAATAAAACGCTGTGCAATATGCCCTGGGAGGAGCCATTGTTGCCCGACATTGAAATAACAGATACGGAGAAAGCGCTGGCCCGCTCACTGATCGGCGCTGCCATCCAGCAATGGCCGAAGATGCACAACAGTTCGGTAGATAGCTTCAGGGCCTCTTTCCTGCAAAGGGAAGGCCGGCTCTGGCAGACAGAAGAAGCCTGGTTCCTGCATGTGCAGCAGCGCAGTTACGATATTATTTTACAGACATTACCCTGGAGTTATGGCATGATGCGATTTGCCTGGCTCCCTAAAATGTTATATACAGAATGGACAATCACCTGA
- a CDS encoding GPW/gp25 family protein has product MASNSFLGTGWSFPPAFDKAGGSAVMSHAVGDIEESIRIILGTVPGERMMQPTFGCNLHRMVFEKVDSEMITEISDLIEHALLDFEPRVNFESLDLLLRDDAHGILHLQIHYTIITTNTRHNMVYPFYFLEGTNIVSPNLLP; this is encoded by the coding sequence ATGGCAAGCAATTCTTTTCTGGGTACCGGATGGTCATTCCCTCCGGCATTTGACAAAGCAGGCGGCAGTGCGGTGATGAGCCACGCTGTCGGGGATATAGAGGAGAGCATCCGCATCATACTGGGTACAGTACCCGGGGAAAGAATGATGCAACCCACTTTCGGCTGCAATCTCCACAGGATGGTATTTGAAAAAGTGGACAGTGAAATGATCACAGAGATCAGCGATCTTATTGAACATGCGCTGCTGGACTTCGAGCCGAGGGTGAATTTCGAAAGCCTCGACCTCCTGTTGCGTGATGATGCACATGGTATCCTTCATTTACAAATACACTATACTATTATTACTACCAACACCAGGCATAACATGGTCTACCCCTTCTATTTCCTGGAAGGCACCAATATCGTGTCTCCCAACCTTTTGCCTTAG
- a CDS encoding PAAR domain-containing protein — protein sequence MGTPAARLTDMHTCPMQTPGIPPIPHVGGPVTGPGVPTVLIGKMPAAVMGDMCVCVGPPDSIIKGSATVMIGGKPAARMGDSTAHGGSIVLGCPTVLIGG from the coding sequence ATGGGAACACCCGCAGCAAGACTAACTGATATGCATACCTGTCCGATGCAGACGCCGGGAATACCACCTATACCACATGTAGGCGGCCCTGTTACGGGACCCGGTGTACCAACAGTGCTGATCGGCAAGATGCCGGCAGCAGTGATGGGCGATATGTGTGTATGCGTAGGGCCGCCGGATTCGATCATAAAAGGCTCTGCTACCGTAATGATAGGCGGAAAGCCCGCAGCCCGTATGGGCGACAGCACTGCCCATGGAGGCAGTATTGTGCTGGGCTGCCCGACGGTATTAATAGGCGGTTAA
- the vgrG gene encoding type VI secretion system tip protein VgrG, translating to MPAQSPTNISDPTLRFTVTVEGNAVQEKYGIVSINISHEINKISYAEIVFVEGTGDIGEGGDGGEFPSSESTDLVPGNTISITAGYGEETEQSVFKGVIIKQALRISSAKLFQVVVTCKHEAVKMTLNQKEAEFSTSTDSDVIQKIVGTYGLSATVTSTSAQNEVLFQKSATDWDFILARAAYNGFITILDDDMITIAKPAFTGDAVLAVGYGDGMISFDAELNAEKQPPSLEAAAWDPQTLALITSSATEPTLNTHGNLTAQSFSGKLSQTDLKLISTAPMAQADLKSWADSTLLRLRMNAMKGTVSFIGSALAKPGKMLELSGVGQRFNGTAFMVAVRHVMEDGLWTTTVRFGAPDKPIFEKEQFSYTPANGLMPAIHGLQLAKVVKISEDPASQYRIQVKPASNAADQKGIWARLASYYATSSAGSVFCPEVGDEVVVGFLESDPRYPVVLGSLFSKSNVPPLTQADEKNNVKALYTRSKLQLNFDDDKKIIKITTPGNNTITLSDDGKSIEIKDQNNNSVKLDSSGITLDTPKDLTLKATGNINLQATGKVSMQATQDMELKGMNINQTAQMGFTAKGTATAEVSASGQTVIKGAMVMIN from the coding sequence ATGCCAGCTCAGAGCCCTACCAATATATCAGATCCTACCCTCCGGTTCACCGTAACGGTGGAAGGCAATGCCGTGCAGGAGAAATACGGGATAGTGTCCATTAATATTTCGCATGAGATCAATAAGATCTCTTATGCGGAGATCGTATTTGTAGAAGGTACCGGCGATATCGGGGAAGGCGGAGACGGAGGGGAGTTCCCCTCCAGCGAAAGCACGGACCTGGTTCCCGGTAACACGATCTCGATCACTGCCGGTTATGGAGAAGAGACGGAGCAATCTGTATTCAAGGGTGTCATCATTAAACAGGCATTGCGCATCAGTAGTGCGAAATTATTCCAGGTGGTGGTGACCTGCAAACATGAAGCCGTGAAGATGACGCTGAACCAGAAGGAAGCGGAGTTCTCCACGTCTACCGACAGCGATGTGATACAGAAGATCGTGGGTACCTATGGCCTTTCTGCAACGGTAACCAGTACCAGCGCCCAGAACGAAGTGTTGTTCCAGAAGTCGGCCACTGACTGGGATTTTATCCTGGCCAGGGCGGCTTATAATGGTTTCATCACTATACTGGACGACGATATGATCACCATCGCCAAGCCTGCGTTTACTGGTGATGCCGTACTGGCGGTGGGTTATGGTGACGGGATGATCTCTTTCGATGCAGAGCTGAATGCGGAGAAGCAGCCGCCTTCCCTGGAAGCAGCTGCCTGGGACCCGCAAACGCTGGCGTTGATCACATCCAGTGCAACAGAGCCGACGCTCAACACACATGGTAATCTTACGGCCCAGTCATTTTCCGGTAAGCTGTCGCAGACAGACCTGAAGCTGATCTCCACCGCGCCGATGGCACAGGCCGACCTGAAGTCATGGGCAGACAGCACCTTGCTGCGCCTGCGCATGAATGCCATGAAAGGGACCGTTTCCTTCATTGGCAGCGCACTTGCCAAGCCGGGGAAAATGCTGGAACTGTCAGGCGTTGGACAACGTTTCAATGGTACCGCTTTTATGGTAGCCGTACGGCATGTCATGGAGGATGGCCTGTGGACCACCACCGTTCGTTTCGGTGCGCCGGACAAGCCTATTTTTGAAAAGGAGCAGTTCTCCTATACACCTGCCAATGGCCTGATGCCTGCCATACATGGCTTGCAGCTGGCGAAGGTGGTGAAGATCTCTGAAGATCCTGCATCGCAGTACCGCATCCAGGTGAAACCGGCATCCAATGCTGCAGACCAGAAAGGGATCTGGGCAAGGCTGGCCAGTTATTATGCAACATCATCCGCCGGATCTGTCTTTTGTCCGGAGGTTGGCGATGAAGTAGTCGTAGGATTCCTGGAAAGCGATCCGCGTTACCCTGTTGTACTGGGGTCTTTATTCAGCAAGAGTAATGTGCCGCCGCTCACGCAGGCCGACGAGAAGAACAATGTGAAAGCATTGTATACCCGCAGCAAGCTGCAGCTGAACTTTGATGACGATAAGAAGATCATCAAGATCACGACGCCCGGCAACAATACAATTACGTTGAGTGACGATGGGAAATCCATCGAGATAAAAGATCAGAACAACAACAGCGTAAAGCTGGATAGCAGCGGCATCACACTGGATACGCCGAAAGATCTCACACTGAAGGCCACCGGCAATATCAACCTGCAGGCTACCGGTAAAGTATCGATGCAGGCTACGCAGGATATGGAACTGAAAGGCATGAACATCAACCAGACGGCCCAGATGGGCTTCACGGCCAAGGGAACTGCCACGGCGGAAGTATCAGCTTCCGGCCAGACAGTGATCAAGGGCGCTATGGTCATGATCAACTAA
- a CDS encoding CIS tube protein: MGEIKKLQIAAYGDAACVDNLLSKISAMINPSTYSLTYKAEYGSPDETNASEPTMVFTGMGDSDLNLDLLVDGTGIIPIPEGQTVDGYIDKLRDVMFSYQGDKHRPNFLKISWGNFVYRGVCTSITTNYKLFNPDGSALRAEVKLVVAKSLDFKTKKQKEKKNSPDMTHIRTVKAGDTLPMMAYRIYGDPSYYMEVARINGLSSVHAIRPGDELYFPPLKKA, from the coding sequence ATGGGAGAGATCAAGAAATTACAGATAGCAGCTTATGGGGATGCCGCCTGCGTTGACAATTTGCTGAGCAAGATCAGCGCCATGATCAACCCGAGCACCTATTCCCTGACCTATAAAGCAGAATACGGATCGCCGGATGAAACGAATGCATCCGAACCTACAATGGTATTTACGGGGATGGGCGACTCAGACCTGAACCTTGACCTGCTCGTAGATGGCACCGGTATCATCCCGATACCCGAAGGCCAGACTGTAGACGGTTATATAGATAAGTTGCGCGATGTGATGTTTTCCTACCAGGGAGACAAGCACAGGCCCAATTTCCTGAAGATCTCCTGGGGCAATTTTGTGTACAGGGGCGTGTGTACCAGCATTACGACCAACTACAAACTGTTCAATCCGGACGGTAGTGCTTTAAGGGCAGAAGTGAAACTGGTCGTTGCAAAATCGCTTGACTTTAAAACGAAGAAACAAAAGGAGAAGAAGAACTCGCCGGATATGACGCATATCCGTACTGTGAAGGCCGGAGATACATTGCCCATGATGGCTTACCGTATCTATGGCGATCCGTCCTACTATATGGAAGTGGCGAGGATCAACGGTCTGAGTAGTGTACATGCTATCAGGCCGGGAGATGAACTTTATTTTCCACCATTAAAGAAAGCATAA
- a CDS encoding DUF5908 family protein, giving the protein MPLEVRELVIKVTVSTDTGKPNTALPDEKTLRQWKENIIRECIDKVLSRMKTEADR; this is encoded by the coding sequence ATGCCACTGGAAGTAAGAGAACTTGTGATCAAAGTGACCGTCTCTACAGATACGGGCAAACCTAATACGGCGCTGCCTGACGAAAAAACACTGCGCCAGTGGAAGGAAAATATTATCAGGGAATGTATAGACAAGGTCCTGAGCAGGATGAAAACTGAAGCTGACAGATAG
- a CDS encoding phage tail protein, with translation MTGFHYKVNFINYLGKEEGNFQEVSGISVNIATEPVKEGGENQFVYKLPSPPQYSNLVLKRGLLVGSVVTDWVRTTLSTFKFKPTTVVVMLLDELHQPLYVWKFYGVYPVKMEVSGLKAKEGEIAIETLELAYKYFEKFN, from the coding sequence ATGACAGGCTTTCATTACAAGGTGAATTTTATCAATTACCTGGGTAAGGAAGAAGGGAATTTCCAGGAGGTGAGCGGCATTTCCGTTAACATAGCCACAGAACCAGTAAAGGAGGGGGGAGAGAATCAGTTTGTTTACAAACTGCCTTCCCCTCCTCAATACAGTAACCTGGTGCTGAAGCGTGGCCTGTTGGTCGGTTCTGTCGTTACCGATTGGGTGAGGACTACCTTATCTACCTTTAAATTTAAGCCTACAACCGTTGTGGTTATGCTACTGGATGAGCTCCATCAGCCCCTCTACGTCTGGAAGTTCTATGGCGTCTATCCCGTAAAGATGGAAGTTTCAGGCCTCAAGGCGAAAGAAGGGGAAATTGCGATAGAGACGCTGGAGCTGGCCTACAAATATTTTGAAAAGTTTAACTGA
- a CDS encoding phage tail protein has protein sequence MVKFSFKVMWDGAELIFQEVTGLSSETQIIEYRGGSSPVYSTVKMPGIQKFSNITLKKGIFKGDKALWDKYKGITMNTYKRINIVVSLLDEKQDIAMSWTLKNAFPCKITVTDMKSDANEIAVESMEVAHEGLTISE, from the coding sequence TTGGTCAAATTTTCCTTCAAGGTCATGTGGGACGGCGCAGAACTGATATTCCAGGAAGTAACCGGACTATCATCAGAAACACAGATCATTGAATACCGCGGCGGCAGCAGCCCAGTATACTCAACAGTAAAAATGCCCGGTATCCAGAAGTTCTCCAATATCACCCTGAAAAAGGGCATCTTCAAAGGAGACAAGGCACTGTGGGATAAGTACAAAGGTATCACGATGAATACTTACAAGCGTATCAACATCGTAGTGAGCCTGCTGGACGAAAAGCAGGATATCGCTATGAGCTGGACGCTGAAGAACGCTTTCCCGTGCAAGATCACTGTAACGGATATGAAATCGGACGCTAACGAAATAGCTGTTGAGTCTATGGAAGTAGCGCACGAAGGTTTAACCATCAGCGAATAA
- a CDS encoding phage tail sheath family protein codes for MASTLMTPGVYIEEKNAFPSSAVAVETAVPVFIGYTEKAERFGKSLLNKPTRVTSFAEFVELFGAGFRAKFSIADPEADYKGETFIVNGAPKVVKIMPKNTFYLYNSIRLFYANGGANCYIVSVGTYGGKAEGLDIALDDFTGSDTKPDILLALEKEFEPTLVVVPDIIALGEGAYNTMYTKVLAHCAKTQSRFGLFDLAKQGATDTTDAVVAAFRDKIGINALNYGAAYYPWLKTAIVQAGEIDFENIDPAVDLATVLPETLAQQVVTAYKAIANPDANAKKNYHQSLKASSPVYNSILEEIRSNLNELPPSGAMAGIYTMVDSTRGVWKAPANVSVSMVNAPSVNISHDEQKQLNVDVMAGKSINVIRPFPGIGTLVWGGRTLDGNSQDWRYINVRRTLIMIEQSIKLAARTYVFEPNDATTWVTVKAMIDNFLNNLWKQGALAGAAPEQAYDVQLGLGSTMTPQDILDGKMLITVRVAIVRPAEFIVITFQQMMQQS; via the coding sequence ATGGCTTCAACACTCATGACACCGGGCGTTTACATAGAAGAAAAGAACGCCTTTCCCAGTTCTGCCGTTGCCGTCGAAACAGCAGTCCCTGTCTTTATCGGCTACACAGAAAAGGCCGAGCGGTTTGGTAAATCACTACTGAATAAACCAACCCGTGTTACCTCTTTCGCAGAGTTCGTGGAACTCTTCGGCGCAGGCTTCCGTGCAAAGTTCAGCATTGCTGATCCGGAAGCAGATTACAAAGGAGAAACATTCATCGTGAACGGCGCTCCGAAGGTAGTGAAGATCATGCCTAAGAACACTTTCTACCTTTACAACAGCATTCGCCTGTTCTACGCGAACGGTGGCGCCAACTGTTACATCGTTTCCGTAGGTACCTACGGCGGTAAGGCAGAAGGCCTGGACATCGCCCTGGATGACTTTACAGGTTCTGATACCAAACCCGATATCCTGCTTGCGCTGGAGAAAGAGTTTGAACCGACCCTGGTAGTTGTTCCCGACATCATCGCCCTCGGTGAAGGCGCTTACAACACCATGTACACAAAGGTGCTGGCGCATTGCGCGAAAACACAGAGCCGCTTTGGCCTCTTTGATCTGGCAAAACAGGGCGCTACCGATACCACCGATGCTGTGGTGGCCGCCTTCCGCGACAAGATCGGTATCAACGCATTGAACTACGGCGCAGCCTATTATCCCTGGCTGAAAACGGCCATCGTACAGGCCGGCGAGATCGACTTTGAAAACATCGATCCGGCTGTTGACCTGGCCACCGTGTTGCCCGAGACACTGGCGCAACAGGTGGTGACGGCCTATAAAGCCATTGCAAATCCTGACGCGAACGCTAAAAAGAATTACCACCAGTCGCTCAAAGCATCCAGTCCTGTATATAACAGCATCCTGGAAGAGATCAGGTCCAACCTGAACGAACTACCACCAAGCGGTGCGATGGCGGGTATCTATACCATGGTGGACAGCACCCGCGGTGTCTGGAAAGCGCCGGCCAACGTGTCTGTAAGCATGGTGAACGCGCCTTCTGTGAACATTTCGCACGATGAACAGAAACAACTGAACGTGGATGTAATGGCAGGTAAATCCATCAACGTGATCCGTCCTTTCCCTGGCATCGGTACACTGGTATGGGGTGGCCGCACACTGGACGGTAACAGCCAGGACTGGCGTTATATCAACGTACGCCGTACCCTCATCATGATCGAGCAATCTATCAAGCTGGCGGCACGTACCTACGTATTCGAGCCAAACGATGCAACCACCTGGGTAACCGTAAAGGCCATGATCGACAATTTCCTGAACAACCTCTGGAAACAGGGCGCACTGGCAGGAGCTGCTCCTGAACAGGCTTACGATGTGCAGCTGGGCCTCGGCTCCACTATGACGCCACAGGATATCCTCGATGGTAAAATGCTGATCACCGTGAGAGTAGCGATCGTAAGACCTGCGGAATTCATCGTGATCACATTCCAGCAGATGATGCAGCAATCTTAA
- a CDS encoding DUF4255 domain-containing protein, producing the protein MIYETLSCVTEVINQHFGRQLHVNEEKVVLSGIVNQDGSIAIQGENKVLVTLINIEKEALGKGVPGYNSGVMQTRSMPPVCINLYILFSAYFNGNNYAEALRFISFVMAFFQSHNVFTPADTPSLDRRIDKLVFEMESMGTERLNNVWATLGAKYMPSVVYKMRMLTFDDSIIREYRPSVSGITTNDKLL; encoded by the coding sequence ATGATTTACGAAACCCTGTCGTGCGTCACTGAAGTGATCAATCAACACTTCGGCAGGCAGCTGCATGTCAACGAGGAAAAAGTAGTGCTGTCCGGTATTGTAAATCAGGATGGAAGTATTGCTATACAGGGAGAGAATAAAGTACTTGTAACGCTGATCAACATTGAGAAAGAAGCGTTGGGAAAAGGTGTGCCCGGTTATAATTCGGGGGTAATGCAGACCAGGTCTATGCCGCCGGTTTGTATTAATCTCTACATATTATTTTCGGCATACTTCAATGGAAATAACTATGCGGAAGCATTGCGTTTTATTTCCTTCGTCATGGCTTTCTTTCAGTCGCACAATGTATTTACGCCGGCTGATACACCATCGCTTGACCGTCGGATCGACAAGCTGGTATTTGAGATGGAAAGTATGGGCACAGAGCGCTTGAACAACGTATGGGCTACACTTGGCGCCAAGTATATGCCTTCCGTTGTGTACAAAATGCGTATGTTAACATTTGACGACAGCATCATCAGGGAATACAGACCTTCCGTGTCAGGCATTACTACAAACGATAAACTTCTGTAA